In one Saimiri boliviensis isolate mSaiBol1 chromosome 21, mSaiBol1.pri, whole genome shotgun sequence genomic region, the following are encoded:
- the LOC120361046 gene encoding pre-B lymphocyte protein 3, with translation MACWCLSLLLMGTFMSASRPVLAQPVALLVFPGQVAQLSCTLSPQHVTIKDYGVSWYQQRAGSAPRYLLYYRSEEDHHRPADIPDRFSAATDEAHNACVLTISPVQPEDDADYYCSVGYSSGP, from the exons ATGGCCTGctggtgcctcagtctccttctgATGGGGACCTTCATGTCAG CCTCCCGGCCAGTCCTGGCCCAGCCGGTTGCACTGCTGGTCTTCCCAGGCCAAGTGGCTCAACTCTCCTGCACGCTCAGCCCCCAGCATGTCACCATCAAGGACTACGGTGTGTCCTGGTACCAGCAGCGGGCAGGCAGTGCCCCTCGATATCTCCTCTACTACCGCTCAGAGGAGGATCACCACCGGCCTGCTGACATCCCTGACCGATTCTCGGCAGCCACGGATGAAGCCCACAATGCTTGTGTCCTCACCATCAGCCCTGTGCAGCCTGAGGATGACGCAGATTACTACTGCTCTGTTGGCTACAGCTCCGGTCCCTAG
- the ZNF70 gene encoding zinc finger protein 70 → MEVPPATKFGETFAFENRLESQQGLFPGEDPGDPFLQERGLEQMAVIYKEIPLGEQGEEHGDYEGNFSLCSSPVQHQSIPPGTRVQDDELFGQTFLQKSDLSVCQIIHGEEPSPTDDAETDRGHSGPNAPHRTPQAAKPYACRECGKAFSQSSHLLRHLVIHTGEKPYECCECGKAFSQSSHLLRHQVIHTGEKPYECRECGKAFRQSSALTQHQKIHTGKRPYECRDCGKDFSRSSSLRKHERIHTGERPYQCKECGKSFNQSSGLSQHRKIHTLKKPHECDLCGKAFCHRSHLIRHQRIHTGKKPYKCDECGKAFSQSSNLIEHRKTHTGEKPYKCQKCGKAFSQSSSLIEHQRIHTGEKPYECCQCGKAFCHSSALIQHQRIHTGKKPYACECGKAFRHRSALIEHYKTHTREKPYVCNLCGKSFRGSSHLIRHQKIHSGEKL, encoded by the coding sequence ATGGAGGTTCCCCCAGCAACCAAGTTTGGCGAGACCTTTGCATTTGAGAACAGGTTAGAGTCACAACAAGGACTCTTCCCAGGGGAGGACCCGGGGGACCCTTTTCTTCAGGAAAGAGGTTTGGAGCAAATGGCTGTGATCTACAAGGAGATCCCTCTTGGTGAGCAAGGCGAGGAACATGGTGATTACGAGGGCAATTTCAGTCTGTGCTCAAGCCCTGTTCAGCATCAAAGTATCCCCCCAGGAACCAGAGTCCAGGATGATGAGCTGTTTGGCCAAACCTTCCTCCAGAAATCCGACCTCAGCGTGTGTCAGATCATCCACGGTGAGGAACCCAGCCCTACCGATGATGCGGAAACAGACCGGGGGCACTCAGGACCCAATGCACCTCACAGAACCCCACAAGCAGCCAAGCCCTACGCGTGTCGAGAGTGCGGGAAGGCCTTCAGCCAGAGCTCCCACCTGCTCCGACACCTGGTGATCCACACCGGGGAGAAGCCCTACGAGTGCTGCGAGTGCGGGAAGGCCTTCAGCCAGAGCTCCCACCTGCTCCGGCACCAGGTCATCCACACCGGAGAGAAGCCCTACGAGTGCCGGGAGTGCGGGAAGGCTTTCCGCCAGAGCTCCGCCCTCACGCAGCACCAAAAGATCCACACCGGAAAGAGGCCCTACGAGTGCAGGGACTGCGGGAAAGATTTCAGCCGGAGCTCCAGCCTCAGAAAACACGAAAGGATCCATACGGGAGAGAGACCTTATCAGTGTAAGGAGTGTGGGAAGTCCTTCAACCAGAGCTCGGGCCTGAGCCAGCACCGGAAGATCCACACCCTAAAGAAACCTCACGAGTGCGATCTCTGTGGGAAAGCCTTTTGTCACAGGTCACACCTCATCCGACACCAGCGGATCCACACCGGgaagaaaccttacaagtgtgaCGAGTGCGGGAAGGCCTTCAGCCAGAGCTCCAACCTCATTGAGCATCGCAAGACCCACACCGGCGAGAAGCCCTACAAATGCCAGAAGTGCGGGAAGGCCTTCAGCCAGAGCTCCTCCCTCATCGAGCACCAGCGCATCCACACCGGCGAGAAGCCCTACGAGTGCTGTCAGTGCGGCAAGGCCTTCTGCCACAGCTCCGCGCTCATCCAGCACCAGAGAATCCACACCGGCAAGAAGCCCTACGCCTGCGAGTGCGGCAAAGCCTTCCGGCACAGGTCCGCCCTCATCGAGCACTACAAAACCCACACCCGAGAGAAGCCCTACGTGTGCAATCTGTGCGGCAAGTCCTTCCGGGGCAGCTCGCACCTGATTAGGCATCAGAAGATCCATTCTGGGGAGAAGCTGTAG